A stretch of bacterium HR17 DNA encodes these proteins:
- the aseR gene encoding HTH-type transcriptional repressor AseR, producing MATVKEIVKVLKALADETRLRVLKVLMQSEFCVCELVDALEVNQSNLSRHLAVLKNAGLVSDRKEGLWVYYTVAKDAKPLVKKLLTTFGNLDTPRTRLDWERLQQRLQMRVDGKCPLGSGKLPPSRRKER from the coding sequence ATGGCTACTGTGAAGGAAATTGTCAAGGTGCTCAAGGCACTCGCCGATGAAACCCGACTTAGGGTGCTGAAAGTTCTGATGCAAAGTGAGTTTTGCGTTTGCGAACTTGTGGATGCGCTGGAAGTGAACCAGTCCAACCTTTCCCGCCACCTCGCCGTCTTGAAAAACGCTGGGCTCGTTAGTGACCGCAAAGAGGGACTCTGGGTTTATTACACCGTCGCCAAAGATGCCAAGCCACTGGTGAAAAAGTTGCTAACGACTTTCGGCAACTTGGACACACCCCGAACCCGTCTGGATTGGGAAAGGCTGCAGCAAAGGTTGCAAATGAGGGTAGACGGCAAATGCCCCCTCGGCTCAGGCAAACTGCCACCGAGCCGAAGGAAAGAGAGGTGA
- the proA_3 gene encoding 4-hydroxy-4-methyl-2-oxoglutarate aldolase/4-carboxy-4-hydroxy-2-oxoadipate aldolase, which yields MDELVRLFEGLRVADVSDGMDAVGLRDVGLMDRAIRPVWRGARISGVALTVRYVPTNETVPTMPPQDYAEYARRWYAEKCPYPFLQVAQPGTVLVADLSGLEVGFWGSQVALAARKAGIVGVVLDGGCRDTSEIERQRCPVWTRHIARTTVIGRLEFAGMNEPIHCGGVKVCPGDIVVADDDGVIVVPRAAAAEVARWARKELDADKAARRRLYEALGMPPDETVQ from the coding sequence ATGGACGAACTGGTGCGCTTGTTTGAGGGGTTGCGGGTAGCGGACGTTTCGGACGGGATGGATGCCGTCGGGTTGCGCGATGTCGGGTTGATGGACCGTGCGATCCGACCCGTGTGGCGCGGTGCCCGCATTAGCGGCGTGGCGCTGACGGTGCGCTATGTGCCAACGAATGAGACGGTGCCGACAATGCCGCCTCAAGACTATGCCGAATATGCCCGCCGTTGGTACGCGGAAAAATGCCCCTACCCTTTCCTGCAAGTCGCCCAGCCGGGCACAGTGCTGGTCGCCGATTTGAGTGGGCTGGAAGTCGGCTTTTGGGGCTCGCAAGTGGCGCTGGCAGCCCGAAAGGCAGGCATCGTCGGGGTCGTGTTGGACGGCGGGTGCCGCGACACTTCCGAGATAGAAAGGCAGCGCTGCCCTGTCTGGACACGCCACATTGCCCGCACGACCGTCATCGGGCGATTGGAGTTTGCGGGCATGAACGAACCCATTCACTGTGGTGGGGTCAAGGTGTGCCCCGGCGATATTGTGGTCGCTGACGACGACGGCGTCATCGTCGTGCCCCGCGCCGCAGCGGCGGAAGTCGCCCGCTGGGCGCGCAAGGAGTTGGACGCTGACAAAGCCGCCCGGCGCCGCCTCTACGAAGCGCTGGGCATGCCGCCTGACGAAACGGTGCAGTGA
- the pfkA gene encoding ATP-dependent 6-phosphofructokinase 1, with amino-acid sequence MRRIGVLTSGGDAPGMNACVRAVVRTALAKGVEVVGILRGYAGLVRGEWRPMDMRSVSGIMHLGGTILKSSRCPEFFTPEGRAQAAAQVRKAGIDGLIAIGGNGTSTGAHLFWQEQRIPILVCASTIDNDLYGSDFTIGFDTAVTTAVRAIDQIKDTAAAHERIFFVEVMGRHRGFLALYAGLAGGCEEILIPESPTDIDAVCQRLMEGRKHGKTSSIVVVAEGDEAGGAFAIAEQVRQRTGLDVRVTVLGHIQRGGSPTARDRILASRLGNAAVEFLLQGETDKLVGEVKSDIVLTPLEDAVTKPKPIDSTLYALAYLLGQ; translated from the coding sequence GTGCGGCGCATCGGCGTGTTGACCAGCGGGGGCGATGCGCCGGGCATGAACGCATGCGTTCGCGCTGTCGTGCGGACAGCCCTCGCAAAGGGCGTGGAAGTTGTCGGCATTTTGCGCGGCTACGCTGGATTGGTGCGAGGCGAGTGGCGCCCGATGGACATGCGGAGCGTCTCGGGTATCATGCACTTGGGTGGGACAATTCTGAAGAGTTCCCGCTGCCCCGAATTCTTCACGCCTGAGGGACGCGCCCAAGCCGCTGCGCAAGTGCGTAAAGCGGGCATCGATGGGTTGATTGCCATCGGTGGCAACGGGACATCCACCGGCGCCCACCTCTTCTGGCAGGAGCAACGCATCCCGATCTTGGTTTGTGCGTCCACAATTGACAACGACCTTTACGGCAGCGACTTCACCATCGGCTTTGACACAGCAGTGACGACAGCGGTGCGCGCCATTGACCAAATCAAGGACACAGCAGCAGCCCACGAGCGCATCTTTTTCGTGGAAGTGATGGGACGGCATCGGGGCTTTCTGGCGCTTTACGCAGGGCTGGCAGGCGGTTGCGAAGAAATCCTCATCCCCGAGTCGCCGACGGACATTGACGCTGTTTGCCAGCGATTGATGGAAGGGCGAAAACATGGAAAAACCTCCAGTATCGTCGTCGTTGCGGAAGGCGACGAAGCGGGCGGGGCGTTCGCCATCGCCGAGCAAGTGCGACAACGAACGGGTTTGGATGTGCGGGTCACAGTGTTGGGGCACATCCAACGGGGCGGTTCGCCCACAGCCCGCGACCGAATCTTGGCGAGCCGCTTGGGCAACGCTGCCGTTGAGTTCCTGCTGCAAGGCGAAACGGATAAATTGGTCGGCGAAGTGAAAAGCGACATCGTGCTGACGCCGCTGGAAGATGCCGTCACCAAACCCAAACCGATAGACAGCACCCTTTACGCGTTAGCCTATCTGCTGGGACAATGA
- the selB gene encoding Selenocysteine-specific elongation factor has translation MAKHIIVGTAGHVDHGKTTLIRALTGMETDRHPEERERGMSIDLGFAHLTLPSGIVAGLVDVPGHERFVHNMLAGAAEMDMVLLVVAADEGVMPQTVEHLEILQLLHGKRGLIVLTKCDLVDDEWLELVKDDVQAKVKGTFLDGAPIVAVSAVTGEGLNELLAAMDAIAQEVPPKDVSRPFRLPIDDAFVKAGFGTIVRGAVFSGAVRVGDEVEIAPKGLVSRVRSLHAYGNPVEVAVAGQRAAMNLSGIEREGIERGDVVVHPDTLLATQRLDVQVQLLASAPRPLKDGAPLRFYIGTAERIGRVFFFDRNELQPGETTFAELRLDKPVACAWGDLFVIRSYSPMVTIGGGKVIDPYPRQRRRRKVPAEAGQAAQKARSETEFVTAWLHERPDGVPLKDIARRLFVSPERARQIADSLLQSGVAFAVDRQTLLLRDQVERWRTAIVTTLQRFHAERPLRRGLSKEALRSAVAPELSPPLFEALLQHFEQDGTVVIDREVVRLPHHAVHLTDEWRQWAERMERRAKDAGFSPPDLDELLAEFPDREQAMDVLTLLIEQGQLLRVAEFIVHPATIERAKAIAQQLCEQHGSFTASQFREAAQTTRKYAVPLLEFLDHLGVTVRRGDVRMLRKG, from the coding sequence ATGGCGAAGCACATCATCGTCGGCACAGCAGGACATGTGGATCACGGCAAAACGACGCTCATTCGGGCGCTAACAGGTATGGAAACGGACCGCCATCCCGAAGAACGGGAACGGGGCATGTCCATAGACTTGGGTTTTGCCCACCTGACCTTGCCCAGCGGCATCGTGGCGGGACTCGTGGATGTTCCAGGGCATGAGCGGTTCGTGCACAACATGCTGGCAGGCGCGGCGGAGATGGACATGGTGCTGCTGGTCGTCGCTGCCGACGAAGGTGTCATGCCCCAAACCGTTGAGCACTTGGAAATCCTGCAACTGCTCCACGGTAAACGCGGGCTTATCGTCCTGACCAAGTGCGACCTTGTGGACGACGAATGGTTGGAGCTGGTCAAAGACGATGTGCAGGCGAAAGTCAAAGGGACCTTTTTGGACGGTGCCCCCATCGTCGCTGTCTCAGCGGTGACAGGGGAAGGGTTGAACGAACTTCTTGCCGCGATGGACGCCATCGCACAGGAAGTGCCGCCAAAAGATGTAAGTCGCCCTTTCCGCTTGCCGATTGACGACGCCTTTGTTAAAGCAGGGTTCGGCACGATCGTGCGGGGCGCTGTCTTTTCAGGCGCGGTGCGGGTTGGCGACGAAGTGGAAATTGCCCCCAAAGGGTTGGTCAGCCGTGTGCGGTCGCTGCACGCTTACGGCAACCCTGTCGAAGTCGCCGTTGCAGGACAACGGGCGGCGATGAACTTGAGCGGGATTGAACGGGAAGGCATAGAACGGGGCGATGTCGTGGTGCATCCCGACACTTTGCTGGCGACACAGCGGTTGGATGTCCAAGTGCAACTGCTGGCTTCAGCGCCCCGTCCGCTGAAAGACGGTGCTCCCCTTCGCTTCTATATCGGCACCGCCGAACGCATCGGGCGTGTCTTCTTCTTTGACCGCAACGAACTGCAACCGGGCGAAACGACTTTCGCCGAACTCCGCTTAGATAAGCCCGTCGCATGCGCGTGGGGCGACCTGTTTGTCATCCGCAGTTATTCGCCGATGGTCACGATTGGCGGGGGCAAGGTCATAGACCCCTATCCGCGCCAGCGGCGCCGCCGCAAAGTCCCTGCCGAAGCGGGGCAGGCAGCGCAAAAAGCCCGCAGCGAAACGGAGTTCGTCACCGCATGGCTGCACGAGCGCCCCGACGGTGTCCCGCTGAAGGACATCGCCCGACGCCTCTTCGTGTCGCCTGAACGGGCGCGGCAGATCGCCGATTCCTTGTTGCAAAGCGGTGTTGCCTTCGCGGTAGACAGGCAAACTTTGCTGCTCCGCGACCAAGTGGAGCGATGGCGCACCGCTATCGTCACCACGCTCCAACGCTTCCACGCTGAACGCCCGCTGAGGCGGGGTCTGAGCAAAGAAGCGCTGCGCAGTGCTGTCGCACCCGAACTGTCGCCGCCGCTGTTTGAAGCGCTGCTACAGCACTTTGAGCAGGACGGCACCGTCGTCATAGACCGAGAAGTTGTGCGGTTGCCCCACCATGCAGTCCACCTGACAGACGAGTGGCGTCAATGGGCGGAACGCATGGAACGGCGGGCGAAAGACGCCGGCTTTTCACCGCCCGATTTGGACGAGTTGCTTGCGGAGTTCCCTGACCGTGAGCAGGCGATGGATGTGCTGACGCTGCTCATAGAGCAAGGACAGTTGCTGCGGGTCGCCGAGTTCATCGTCCATCCCGCAACGATTGAGCGGGCAAAAGCGATCGCCCAGCAGTTGTGCGAGCAACACGGCAGCTTCACAGCGTCGCAATTTCGTGAGGCAGCGCAAACGACCCGCAAGTATGCCGTCCCGCTGCTGGAGTTTTTAGACCATTTGGGTGTCACAGTGCGGCGGGGCGATGTCCGCATGTTGCGAAAGGGGTGA